Proteins encoded together in one Thermoplasmatales archaeon BRNA1 window:
- a CDS encoding putative Fe-S oxidoreductase: MCATVRPYSAATGLPKKTKSLCPECGKTLEATVYEKDGKVFMDKECPEHGKFSDIYWSDAKKYLQAEKYAKDGTGLFNPMDETLNGENVNIVINGEKINMLSPTALANIDLTNRCNMQCPICFASANQAGYVYEPDFETICKMLDTLRNEKPIPCTAVQFSGGEPTVYPQLIEVIRAAKERKFAQVQIATNGIVFAKHYDKLKECAEAGLNTIYLQFDGLDDKIMMRSRGRPMVKVKMDVINNCLKLKEETGHSPSIVLVVTTVRGMNDQAIGDILKFAIKYRKVIRGVNFQPVAFTGRMTREEVAEGRITLTDVAKAVNEQTGYTNMDDWYPVPTVSGISNYASIILGENKITFPTHPHCGLATYLFIDENDNVYPMPEFIDVDKFVAGLEEIAAKAEKATFKKLTALKVRKLLLSCAKEENMPPGMTKNNLISALISIMSKKSKESLAKFSWGMLYVGAMHFQDSFDYDFERVRRCSIHYVTPDCKVIPFCAYNSGIEMRVETEKKFSMPIEEWKQKHKEEAKQLAQALIVPKDVPVMQVDSKGETLSSEEMAEDLDATAAAEKKE; encoded by the coding sequence ATGTGCGCAACCGTTAGACCGTACAGCGCAGCCACTGGCCTGCCGAAGAAAACCAAGTCTCTCTGCCCCGAGTGCGGAAAGACCCTCGAGGCCACTGTCTACGAGAAGGATGGGAAGGTCTTCATGGACAAAGAGTGTCCTGAGCACGGAAAGTTCTCCGACATCTACTGGTCGGACGCCAAGAAGTACCTCCAGGCTGAGAAATATGCCAAGGACGGAACCGGTCTGTTCAACCCCATGGACGAGACCCTGAACGGAGAGAACGTCAACATCGTCATCAACGGCGAGAAGATCAACATGCTCTCCCCCACCGCCCTGGCCAACATCGACCTCACCAACAGATGCAACATGCAGTGCCCTATCTGCTTTGCATCCGCCAACCAGGCGGGTTACGTCTACGAGCCTGACTTCGAGACCATCTGCAAGATGCTCGACACCCTCAGGAACGAGAAGCCCATCCCCTGCACCGCCGTGCAGTTCTCCGGAGGGGAGCCCACCGTTTATCCCCAGCTCATCGAGGTCATCAGGGCCGCGAAGGAGCGCAAGTTCGCACAGGTGCAGATCGCCACCAACGGTATCGTCTTCGCCAAGCACTACGACAAACTGAAGGAGTGCGCCGAGGCCGGACTCAACACCATCTACCTGCAGTTCGACGGACTGGACGATAAGATCATGATGAGGTCCCGCGGAAGGCCCATGGTCAAGGTCAAGATGGACGTCATCAACAACTGTCTCAAGCTGAAGGAGGAGACCGGCCACAGCCCTTCCATCGTCCTCGTCGTCACCACCGTCCGCGGAATGAACGACCAGGCCATCGGAGACATCCTCAAGTTCGCCATCAAGTACCGCAAGGTCATCAGAGGAGTCAACTTCCAGCCCGTCGCCTTCACCGGAAGGATGACCAGGGAGGAGGTCGCGGAGGGAAGGATCACCCTCACCGATGTCGCCAAGGCGGTCAACGAGCAGACCGGATACACCAACATGGACGACTGGTACCCCGTCCCCACCGTCTCGGGGATCTCCAACTACGCGTCCATCATCCTCGGGGAGAACAAGATCACCTTCCCGACACACCCCCACTGCGGTCTGGCGACCTATCTCTTCATCGACGAGAACGACAACGTTTACCCCATGCCCGAGTTCATCGACGTCGACAAGTTCGTCGCCGGACTCGAGGAGATCGCCGCCAAGGCGGAGAAGGCCACCTTCAAGAAGCTCACCGCCCTGAAGGTCAGAAAGCTCCTCCTAAGCTGCGCCAAGGAGGAGAACATGCCTCCGGGCATGACCAAGAACAACCTCATCTCGGCTCTGATCTCCATCATGAGCAAGAAGAGCAAGGAGTCCCTTGCGAAATTCAGCTGGGGAATGCTGTACGTCGGAGCCATGCACTTCCAGGACTCCTTCGACTACGACTTCGAGAGGGTCAGGAGGTGCTCCATCCACTACGTCACCCCCGACTGCAAGGTCATCCCGTTCTGCGCATACAACTCCGGAATCGAGATGCGCGTCGAGACCGAGAAGAAGTTCTCCATGCCCATCGAGGAGTGGAAACAGAAACACAAGGAAGAGGCCAAGCAGCTCGCCCAGGCCCTCATCGTCCCCAAGGACGTCCCTGTTATGCAGGTCGACAGCAAGGGGGAGACCCTCTCCTCCGAGGAGATGGCCGAGGACCTCGACGCCACCGCTGCGGCCGAGAAGAAAGAGTGA
- a CDS encoding mevalonate kinase → MISASAPGKFVILGEHAVVYGKPALTLAIDMRFSMRLAPAKTFRVNGRPATKFTMSQHMHYISQAHGNDPVSIFIDSRVPTGSGLGSSAALSAAYSGAVRMMKNLPYDNESVAREAYEAEYDAQGRGSPMDTSTSVNGGGVALNVPYRKEDFLWRIEKGENAWDISRFEVPEMTFVIGNTGIRAATGPLVEKVRKYKDSDPFAAGIVDEIGDVTLDGLKAIKENDLEELGALMTYDHKLLSILGVSCPELNKLCESVEPFSFGAKLTGSGGGGCMVALTDKPEKVAEVIAEHGGTPYIVKTGVPGLQVEQKPDEPRRCRRSSKKEE, encoded by the coding sequence ATGATCTCAGCTTCAGCACCCGGAAAGTTCGTTATACTCGGCGAGCACGCAGTCGTGTACGGGAAACCCGCACTGACCCTCGCCATCGACATGCGTTTCAGCATGCGTCTGGCACCAGCCAAGACCTTCCGGGTGAACGGCCGTCCCGCGACGAAGTTCACCATGTCTCAGCATATGCACTACATCTCGCAGGCCCACGGCAACGACCCCGTCTCCATCTTCATCGACAGCAGGGTCCCCACCGGTTCCGGCCTGGGGTCCTCCGCCGCCCTCTCTGCCGCATACAGCGGTGCCGTGAGGATGATGAAGAACCTCCCCTACGACAACGAGTCCGTGGCAAGGGAGGCATACGAGGCGGAATACGACGCACAGGGAAGGGGCAGCCCCATGGACACCTCCACCTCCGTCAACGGAGGAGGTGTGGCCCTCAACGTCCCCTACAGGAAGGAGGACTTCCTCTGGCGCATCGAGAAGGGGGAGAACGCCTGGGACATATCCAGGTTCGAGGTCCCCGAGATGACGTTCGTCATCGGGAACACCGGTATCAGGGCGGCCACCGGCCCCCTGGTGGAGAAGGTCAGGAAGTACAAGGACTCCGACCCGTTCGCCGCCGGCATCGTCGACGAGATCGGCGACGTCACCCTCGACGGCCTGAAGGCCATCAAGGAGAACGATCTGGAGGAACTCGGCGCACTGATGACCTACGACCACAAGCTCCTGTCCATCCTCGGGGTGTCCTGCCCCGAGCTCAACAAGCTCTGCGAATCCGTGGAGCCTTTCTCTTTCGGCGCGAAGCTCACCGGTTCCGGCGGAGGAGGGTGCATGGTCGCACTCACCGACAAGCCGGAGAAGGTCGCCGAGGTCATCGCCGAGCACGGCGGAACCCCCTACATCGTCAAGACCGGCGTGCCCGGACTCCAGGTCGAGCAGAAGCCCGACGAGCCACGCAGATGCCGTAGGTCCTCTAAGAAAGAGGAGTGA
- a CDS encoding putative RNA-binding protein containing KH domain, possibly ribosomal protein, whose amino-acid sequence MTDREAKKELMRRAKDIDATVRVGKDGIDENLNNEIVAQLKKRRLIKVKVLRNADSETSDVAEQIAEATGSVVVDVRGGVILLTDKRTWDSLCQKKFD is encoded by the coding sequence ATGACCGACAGGGAAGCCAAGAAGGAGCTTATGAGGCGTGCTAAGGACATCGATGCGACGGTACGCGTAGGTAAGGACGGCATCGACGAGAACCTCAACAACGAGATTGTGGCCCAGCTCAAGAAACGCAGGCTGATCAAGGTCAAGGTGCTCAGGAACGCGGATTCCGAGACCTCCGACGTCGCGGAGCAGATCGCTGAAGCCACCGGATCCGTGGTGGTCGACGTCCGCGGAGGCGTCATCCTCCTGACGGACAAGCGCACCTGGGACTCCCTCTGCCAGAAGAAATTCGATTGA
- a CDS encoding RNase P subunit RPR2: MAKHIPKNVVRNIGSERVSILTDLSVKAAKEGKDERARRYVELSRAICGKTRVDMPDGFRYCKKCYLPLVPGTNCTVRLTGHKIVSRCKCCGTVWRMPYLKEQRK; this comes from the coding sequence ATGGCCAAGCATATCCCGAAGAACGTCGTCAGGAACATCGGTTCCGAACGCGTCTCCATCCTCACCGACCTTTCCGTGAAGGCGGCGAAGGAAGGGAAGGACGAACGTGCCAGGAGGTACGTCGAGCTCTCCCGTGCGATATGCGGAAAGACAAGAGTGGACATGCCGGACGGGTTCAGGTACTGCAAAAAATGTTACCTCCCCCTGGTCCCAGGGACGAACTGCACGGTCAGGCTGACCGGCCACAAGATCGTCTCCAGATGCAAATGCTGCGGGACCGTCTGGCGCATGCCGTATCTCAAGGAGCAGAGAAAATGA
- a CDS encoding tRNA-dihydrouridine synthase translates to MWKIGDIGIEGRVVLGPMSGFTSRAYRDFMKPFGAAVSITEMASATGVLHGMGKTGPYIRFEGNYPTGVQLFGGDPDTLASAAEKALEVNPEIAFFDVNMGCPVAKVVRNQAGSFLMKEPGRCAEIVRKMKSKVDVPVTAKIRLGWSAGTVNFREIIPLLEEAGADAVMLHARTREERYAGEPHYDMVEGLRKEMSVPLVISGNIYSLNDAIRAAEITGAEGIMAARGAVGNPYLITQIDRYFRTGERLPNPTVSQQVEWCKRFSDAIIEESGDEVGIRRLRTYAPRFIAGCHGCREYRKRLATETYSREALFGILDEIDSLMSDDRIFTEGRGPYEE, encoded by the coding sequence ATGTGGAAGATCGGAGACATCGGGATCGAGGGACGCGTGGTCCTGGGGCCGATGTCCGGCTTCACCTCGCGCGCCTACCGCGATTTCATGAAGCCCTTCGGGGCGGCCGTCTCCATCACCGAGATGGCCTCCGCCACGGGGGTGCTGCACGGCATGGGGAAGACCGGCCCGTACATCCGTTTCGAGGGCAACTACCCTACGGGCGTCCAGCTGTTCGGCGGCGACCCCGATACCCTGGCATCCGCCGCGGAGAAGGCCCTGGAGGTGAATCCGGAGATCGCGTTCTTCGACGTGAACATGGGGTGTCCCGTCGCCAAGGTCGTACGCAATCAAGCCGGTTCGTTCCTGATGAAGGAGCCCGGGAGATGCGCCGAGATCGTCAGGAAGATGAAGTCCAAGGTGGACGTCCCGGTCACCGCGAAGATACGTCTAGGATGGAGTGCTGGCACTGTTAATTTCAGGGAGATCATCCCGCTCCTGGAGGAGGCGGGAGCGGATGCGGTGATGCTGCATGCGCGCACCCGCGAGGAGCGCTATGCGGGCGAGCCCCACTACGATATGGTGGAGGGGCTGAGGAAGGAGATGTCGGTCCCGCTGGTGATATCCGGGAACATCTACTCGCTGAACGATGCAATCCGCGCCGCGGAGATCACCGGCGCGGAGGGCATCATGGCGGCACGCGGTGCAGTGGGGAATCCCTACCTCATCACTCAGATCGACCGCTACTTCCGCACCGGGGAGAGGCTTCCCAACCCCACGGTATCTCAGCAGGTGGAATGGTGCAAGAGGTTCTCCGACGCGATCATCGAGGAGAGCGGCGACGAGGTCGGCATCCGCAGGCTCCGCACGTACGCTCCCAGGTTCATCGCCGGATGCCACGGCTGCAGGGAGTACAGGAAGAGGCTCGCCACCGAGACATACAGCAGGGAGGCGCTCTTCGGGATACTCGACGAGATAGATTCCCTGATGAGTGACGACCGCATCTTCACCGAAGGACGCGGACCTTACGAAGAATGA
- a CDS encoding seryl-tRNA synthetase has protein sequence MLDIDVIRADPEKIRDMLIKRNKTTERLDKFLEVDGRWRQLTAENNLLRKTRNAVSMEISKMPKGAEKDAKIREMREVGDKIKANDDEMAQLEEIRKDCLLNIPNIPADDVPVGKDDTENVEIKVWGEKRKFDFKPKNHSELMMDLDLVDFERATKISGSGFYCLKGDGARLERALICFFLDMHQKQGYKEVFTPVIVNTAAVTGTGQYPNLADDMYHLERDDMWLNPTAEVPVTNLLQGDILAKEDLPIKLTAYLPSFRREVGKHADTAGIIRVHEFNKVEMVRFEEPSKSWDALEEMKGNAEELLQLLGLPYHVLLLCTGDQSFSCSKCYDIEVWAPGEDRYLECSSCSNDLDFQARRAMIKYRPEPHLKSEFVHTLNGSGLALPRTMVAVLENYQNADGSVTIPEVLRPYMGGQEKIVPPKEKKAF, from the coding sequence ATGTTGGACATCGACGTTATCAGGGCGGACCCCGAGAAGATCAGGGACATGCTCATCAAGAGGAACAAGACCACCGAGAGGCTCGACAAATTCCTTGAGGTGGACGGCAGGTGGAGGCAGCTCACCGCCGAGAACAACCTGCTCAGGAAGACCCGCAACGCGGTCTCCATGGAGATCTCCAAGATGCCCAAGGGCGCCGAGAAGGACGCCAAGATCAGGGAGATGCGCGAGGTCGGGGACAAGATCAAGGCCAACGACGACGAGATGGCCCAGCTGGAGGAGATCCGCAAGGACTGCCTCCTGAACATCCCCAACATCCCCGCCGACGACGTCCCCGTCGGAAAGGACGACACCGAGAACGTCGAGATCAAGGTCTGGGGAGAGAAGAGGAAGTTCGACTTCAAGCCCAAGAACCACTCCGAGCTCATGATGGACCTGGACCTTGTAGACTTCGAGAGGGCCACCAAGATATCCGGTTCCGGATTCTACTGCCTCAAGGGAGACGGTGCGAGGCTCGAGAGAGCACTCATCTGTTTCTTCCTCGACATGCATCAGAAACAGGGTTACAAGGAGGTCTTCACCCCCGTCATCGTCAACACCGCGGCCGTCACCGGCACCGGACAGTACCCCAACCTGGCGGACGACATGTACCACCTCGAGAGGGACGACATGTGGCTGAACCCCACCGCCGAGGTCCCCGTCACCAACCTCCTGCAGGGGGACATCCTCGCGAAAGAGGACCTTCCCATCAAGCTCACCGCATACCTCCCCTCCTTCAGGAGGGAAGTGGGGAAGCACGCCGACACCGCCGGCATCATCCGCGTCCACGAGTTCAACAAGGTCGAGATGGTCAGGTTCGAGGAGCCATCCAAGTCCTGGGACGCCCTCGAGGAGATGAAGGGCAACGCCGAGGAACTCCTGCAGCTCCTAGGACTCCCCTACCACGTCCTCCTCCTGTGCACCGGGGACCAGAGCTTCTCCTGCTCCAAATGCTACGACATCGAGGTCTGGGCACCCGGGGAGGACAGGTACCTCGAGTGCTCCTCCTGCTCCAACGACCTGGACTTCCAGGCACGCAGGGCCATGATCAAGTACAGGCCCGAACCCCACCTGAAGAGCGAGTTCGTCCACACCCTCAACGGTTCCGGACTCGCACTGCCCAGGACCATGGTGGCCGTTCTGGAGAACTACCAGAATGCCGACGGATCCGTCACCATCCCCGAGGTCCTCAGGCCCTACATGGGCGGTCAGGAGAAGATAGTCCCGCCCAAGGAAAAGAAGGCATTCTGA
- a CDS encoding putative hydrolases of HD superfamily — MTGKALNARMLYYLFDSANMHRWNDHLRTLDLTELDKQAHKAAIAWMLGKAEEDAGNRVDWHVLIEHMLFSFLQRIALTDLKPQIFHRIVEEKSDDVSRYVLAQFDENIPETDADFRGRFESYLFSEKDSREDAIVRAAHYLATKWEFDTIYDVNRSVYGIETTKEEIDCQIGQHSDLVAVKEMTTRGSGLFKFIDIVGQLRFQQRWARTPRIPKTTVLGHSLMVANMVYLSDCDRQVRGEQVYYDFFTALFHDLPEVLTKDVITPVKTSVNGLPDLLEGIEHELVENTIMPLIPESWRKDLGFMAYDPFSDSESPVRDGHAIKACDWLAAWMEAHISIVYGVSSKALRDGKVEIGRKLTAAGSYGDAIGASDILFDFEKFEF; from the coding sequence GTGACCGGCAAGGCGCTGAACGCCAGGATGCTCTACTACCTCTTCGACTCCGCCAACATGCACAGGTGGAACGACCACCTCCGCACCCTCGATCTCACCGAACTCGACAAGCAGGCACACAAGGCAGCCATCGCATGGATGCTCGGAAAGGCCGAGGAGGATGCGGGGAACAGAGTGGATTGGCACGTTCTCATAGAGCATATGCTGTTCTCGTTCCTGCAGAGGATCGCACTCACCGACCTGAAGCCGCAGATCTTCCACCGCATAGTCGAGGAGAAGTCCGATGACGTCAGCAGGTACGTGCTGGCACAGTTCGACGAGAACATCCCAGAGACCGATGCCGACTTCAGGGGCCGCTTCGAGAGCTACCTGTTCTCCGAGAAGGATTCCCGCGAGGACGCCATCGTCCGCGCCGCGCATTACCTTGCAACCAAGTGGGAGTTCGATACCATCTACGACGTCAACCGCTCCGTATACGGCATCGAGACCACCAAGGAGGAGATAGACTGCCAGATCGGACAGCATTCAGACCTCGTCGCCGTGAAGGAGATGACCACCCGCGGCAGCGGGCTGTTCAAGTTCATCGACATCGTGGGGCAGCTCAGGTTCCAGCAGCGCTGGGCGAGGACCCCCAGGATACCTAAGACCACTGTGCTGGGTCATTCCCTGATGGTGGCAAACATGGTGTACCTCAGCGACTGCGACAGGCAGGTCCGCGGGGAGCAGGTGTACTACGATTTCTTCACCGCCCTGTTCCATGACCTGCCCGAGGTGCTGACCAAAGATGTCATCACCCCCGTGAAGACCTCCGTCAACGGCCTTCCCGACCTCCTCGAGGGGATCGAGCACGAACTCGTGGAGAACACCATCATGCCCCTGATTCCGGAGTCCTGGAGGAAGGACTTGGGATTCATGGCATACGACCCGTTCTCCGACAGCGAATCCCCAGTCAGGGACGGACACGCAATCAAGGCATGTGACTGGCTGGCGGCTTGGATGGAGGCGCACATCTCCATCGTCTACGGGGTGTCCTCGAAGGCCCTCCGCGACGGAAAGGTGGAGATCGGAAGGAAGCTTACCGCGGCGGGAAGCTACGGGGACGCAATCGGCGCCTCGGACATCCTGTTCGACTTCGAGAAGTTCGAGTTCTGA
- a CDS encoding Aspartate/tyrosine/aromatic aminotransferase, with protein sequence MNRGMKVSDRLDSVPMSGIRKMFDLAKPDSVNLGLGEPDLEPPKEAIEGMNAAALAGKNKYSPTAGIPELRDAIAQRFARYNPDLKGADVMVTPSGSTALLEITQSFIDPGDEVLVPSPGFVIYAPHAKLAGGVPVEYRLTEGDFQPDIDYILERVTPRTKMIVVNTPSNPTGGVLTEESRNALADIAKDKGIMILSDEVYESFIYEGKHSSFLPYLDRAVIASGFSKMMAVTGWRMGFTIANEEATQALIKMQYHVCASPGMPAMYGILKALPSIDPYLENARKTFKARRDLISRRINEIPGMSIVPPKGAFYAFPSYDLDIKSQDLANELVKAGLICTPGSAFGTFGEGHLRFSYAANEEKINRGMDILESTMKKLRN encoded by the coding sequence ATGAACCGCGGGATGAAAGTGTCCGACAGGCTGGACTCCGTTCCCATGTCCGGGATCAGGAAGATGTTCGACCTCGCCAAACCGGACTCCGTCAACCTCGGACTCGGCGAACCCGACCTCGAGCCCCCCAAGGAAGCCATCGAAGGAATGAACGCAGCCGCCCTCGCGGGGAAGAACAAGTATTCCCCCACCGCAGGCATCCCCGAGCTCAGGGACGCCATCGCCCAGAGGTTCGCCCGCTACAACCCCGACCTGAAGGGTGCCGACGTCATGGTCACCCCCAGCGGATCCACCGCACTTCTCGAGATCACCCAGTCGTTCATCGACCCCGGCGACGAGGTCCTGGTGCCCAGTCCCGGTTTCGTCATATACGCCCCCCACGCGAAGCTCGCAGGAGGAGTCCCCGTTGAATACAGGCTCACCGAGGGAGACTTCCAGCCCGACATCGACTACATCCTGGAGAGGGTCACCCCCAGGACCAAGATGATTGTGGTCAACACCCCCTCCAACCCCACCGGCGGGGTACTCACCGAGGAATCCCGCAACGCCCTGGCGGACATCGCCAAAGACAAGGGCATCATGATCCTCTCCGACGAGGTCTACGAGTCTTTCATCTACGAGGGGAAGCACAGCTCCTTCCTCCCCTACCTCGACCGTGCGGTCATCGCATCCGGATTCTCCAAGATGATGGCCGTCACCGGATGGAGGATGGGATTCACCATCGCCAACGAGGAGGCCACCCAGGCGCTCATCAAGATGCAGTACCACGTGTGTGCCAGCCCGGGGATGCCTGCGATGTACGGCATCCTCAAGGCGCTGCCCTCCATAGATCCCTACCTCGAGAACGCGAGGAAGACCTTCAAGGCCCGCAGGGACCTCATCTCCAGAAGGATCAACGAGATCCCGGGCATGAGCATCGTCCCTCCGAAGGGAGCGTTCTACGCCTTCCCCTCCTACGACCTCGACATAAAGTCGCAGGACCTTGCCAACGAACTGGTCAAAGCGGGACTCATCTGCACCCCCGGATCCGCCTTCGGAACCTTCGGCGAGGGACACCTCAGGTTCTCCTACGCCGCCAACGAGGAGAAGATCAACAGGGGAATGGACATCCTGGAATCCACCATGAAGAAACTCAGGAACTGA
- a CDS encoding LSU ribosomal protein L10AE, producing the protein MGGVPAVRISQFDMGTLNRDDSFPVVLTLKVKNRVQVRHTAIEAGRIAANRVLSGIGVDNYHFKVRAYPHVVLRENKLATGAGADRVSSGMRRAFGKTVGTAARLECNQAIYTVYTTAEKATQVKEALWRASMKLPSPCYIDVERGQELIL; encoded by the coding sequence ATGGGTGGAGTTCCCGCAGTCAGGATCAGCCAGTTCGACATGGGAACCCTCAACAGGGACGACTCTTTCCCCGTCGTTCTGACCCTCAAAGTCAAAAACCGCGTCCAGGTCAGGCACACCGCCATCGAGGCCGGACGTATCGCAGCCAACAGGGTTCTCTCCGGAATCGGAGTCGACAACTACCACTTCAAGGTAAGGGCCTACCCCCACGTCGTCCTCAGGGAGAACAAGCTCGCGACCGGCGCAGGAGCGGACCGTGTGTCCAGCGGAATGCGCCGCGCATTCGGAAAGACCGTCGGAACCGCAGCCCGTCTCGAGTGCAACCAGGCGATCTACACCGTCTACACCACCGCTGAGAAGGCCACCCAGGTCAAGGAAGCCCTCTGGAGGGCCTCCATGAAGCTCCCTTCCCCCTGCTACATCGATGTCGAGAGGGGTCAGGAGCTCATCCTCTGA
- a CDS encoding geranylgeranyl reductase family, translated as MRTYKCDVLVVGGGPAGGSAGKSCAERGLDTIIIEKKAEIGAPLRCAEGVSKKMFKEVGIEPRPEWICADMKGAVIKSPDGTSFELDESKAGAEVGYVLNRNLFDKGINILATEAGAKTMLRTWMYDFIRKDGKIVGAKCKQMGEDIEIYCDVVVGADGVESQVGRWAGMDTNLKLADIEPCLQYRMSNCDCSMEFCEFILGLSVAPGGYLWIFPKGNGIANVGIGIAGTFAKNGVRPKQFLDKFIAEDPRFKNAQIIEIDAGFDSTCPGLEDGYSVDNVLLVGDSARLIDPLTGGGIGHALISGMYAGEVIAECKKKGDFSREALKAYDRKIQARMEDGLYRDWMAKERLATLDDDTINQLVKLISTANIEHVNVQNLLIAIKDKFPKVVEGFEDLI; from the coding sequence ATGAGGACCTACAAGTGCGACGTGCTCGTCGTCGGAGGAGGACCCGCGGGAGGATCCGCTGGGAAGTCCTGCGCCGAGCGCGGACTCGACACCATCATTATCGAGAAGAAGGCCGAGATTGGAGCACCCCTCAGGTGCGCCGAGGGAGTCTCCAAGAAGATGTTCAAGGAGGTCGGGATCGAGCCCAGGCCCGAGTGGATCTGCGCCGACATGAAGGGAGCAGTCATCAAGTCCCCCGACGGAACCTCCTTCGAGCTCGACGAGTCCAAGGCCGGGGCCGAGGTCGGATACGTCCTGAACAGGAACCTCTTCGACAAGGGGATTAACATCCTCGCAACCGAGGCCGGAGCCAAGACCATGCTCCGCACCTGGATGTACGACTTCATCCGCAAGGACGGAAAGATCGTCGGGGCCAAGTGCAAACAGATGGGAGAGGACATCGAGATCTACTGCGACGTGGTCGTCGGAGCGGACGGTGTCGAGTCCCAGGTCGGACGCTGGGCAGGAATGGACACCAACCTGAAGCTGGCCGACATCGAGCCCTGCCTCCAGTACCGCATGTCCAACTGCGACTGCTCCATGGAGTTCTGCGAGTTCATCCTCGGACTGTCCGTCGCCCCCGGAGGATACCTCTGGATCTTCCCCAAGGGGAACGGGATCGCCAACGTCGGTATCGGGATCGCCGGTACCTTCGCCAAGAACGGCGTCCGTCCGAAGCAGTTCCTCGACAAGTTCATCGCCGAGGACCCCAGGTTCAAGAACGCCCAGATCATCGAGATCGATGCCGGATTCGACTCCACCTGCCCCGGATTGGAGGACGGTTACTCCGTCGACAACGTCCTGCTGGTCGGAGACTCCGCAAGGCTGATCGACCCCCTCACCGGAGGAGGTATCGGACACGCCCTCATCTCCGGAATGTATGCCGGAGAGGTCATCGCCGAGTGCAAGAAGAAGGGAGACTTCTCCCGCGAGGCGCTCAAGGCGTACGACAGGAAGATCCAGGCCCGCATGGAGGATGGACTGTACCGCGACTGGATGGCCAAGGAGCGCCTTGCCACTCTGGACGACGACACCATCAACCAGCTCGTCAAGCTGATCTCCACCGCCAACATCGAGCACGTCAATGTCCAGAACCTCCTGATCGCCATCAAGGACAAGTTCCCCAAGGTGGTCGAGGGATTCGAGGACCTGATCTGA
- a CDS encoding 4Fe-4S binding domain protein produces the protein MNPNRGIDMIVDQNKCLHCGGCVGSCPQNAIFLHDFYLTFSDKCNRCKRCVNLCPVGALSLEEKQ, from the coding sequence GTGAACCCCAACAGAGGAATTGACATGATCGTCGACCAGAACAAATGCCTGCACTGCGGCGGATGCGTCGGCTCCTGCCCGCAGAACGCCATATTCCTGCACGACTTCTATCTGACCTTCAGCGACAAGTGCAACAGGTGCAAACGTTGCGTCAACCTGTGCCCCGTCGGCGCCCTTTCCCTGGAGGAGAAACAATGA